CTCGATCGTGATGTCAAGCGTGTAGTCGTTTGTGGGCACGATGCCCGCGGAGTCGGCAAGCGTATTGATCGATTTGGCATCACCCACCTTACTGAAGTTGCCGGAACCGTTCGGATCCATGTTGTAGTTGGTGCCGTTGAAGGCGTCGAGTGCTGCCAGCCGGACTCTCGCGTCCTTGGGCAGCCCCTCGACGAGAAAGAGGTTGTCGTCCTTTTTGTCCTTGACGAAGTTGCGGAAGCTCGCCAGCGGTGTGATGTAGTCCTTGGGATCGAACGGGGGCACGATGGCGTTGCGAAGAACCTTCCGGTCATCACTTGTGGTCAGCAGCGGCGACGCCACGGCCGTGATCCCCACGCTGGCCGCAATAACGGCGGCAGCGGTGGCAAGGCGGCGGATTTTCGCGCGGTTCGCCGTGGCGGCATCGCTCTGAGGCCGGTTGACGGACACCTTGCGGGCGTCGCTGCGGCGAAGCGCGTCCCGGCGGAACGTTGCCCAGGCGATGGCCACCACCGTCAGGGCAATGCCCCGCCCCACGGTGAGGAATCCGGCGTTTGTGCTGAACGCAATGCCCGTGACGAACAGAACCAGCACCGGGAGCAGCGGCCAATAGGGACTCTTCAGGCGCCAGATCAGCAGGCCGGCAAGCAGTGCCGTGATGAGCGAGCTGAGGAACGGCACAATAAGCACGCCGCCCGCGGTTCCCACCGGCACCCCTACTGTGAGCATGTCCTTCCATGCAAAGACGATGCCCAGCAATAGCGTCCGCAGCGAGTCAAGGCCGGGGATGAATCCGGCAATGGCTGCATCCGGCACTGCCAGTGCTGTCCCGAAGATCAGGTAGGCTCCCAGCGCCATGGCGGTGGTGATCAGCAGCCCAAGCGAGAAATACACGTTGCAGGCCGCGATCGCAAGGCCAAGGAGGATGCCGCCGAAACCGGCGATCAGGTAGGAAGCGTCACCGCCGAAACTGAGGCTGAATCCCAGGACACCCAGCCCGAGCAACGCTGTAAGTGCACCGGCGTCGAGCGCGAAGTGCCAGGCCTGGTGGCCGTCCGCGAAGCCGGACTGCGCGGCTTTCGGCTGCTGCCGGCGTGGGCGGAGGCCGGTTGCAGAGCTCATGCGGCCGCCTTTCTCAGGACAATGGCCAGATCGGACAGATCGCCCAGGGTCAGCACGGTCAGATCCGCGATGTTCGCCCGGGCCGGTGCGGCGCCCGCCTGCATCCGCACTGCGAGGCAACGGACACCCGGCGGCACCGAAGCAGACGCTGATCGAAGTTGTGTGGGGGTGACGTTGCTACCCACCACGAAGAAAACCACAGACGCGTTGGGAACCGTGTCGGCCAGCGTCCGCGCAAGGTCGACGGCGGTCTTGCGCATCGGGGCTCCAACGATCCTGGTCATTTCGTCCAGCATGTTGCGGCCGGTTTCGCAGCGGAGGGGTCCCTTCTGGGTCAGGACGTCCAGTTCACGTTGTTCGCGAATGGCCTGGCGGCCAATGGAGGCGGCAGCCGAGATGGCCATCTCGAACTCGTGCTCGGAAGAATATTCGTCCGTGTTGATTGACAGTGAGATTGCCAGGTGTGCACGGCGTGTTTCTTCGAACTGGCGCACCATCAGCTTGTTGGTCCTGGCGGTGGTCTTCCAGTGGATGTGTCGGCGGTCATCGCCCGGCACGTAGTCACGCAGGGCGTGGAAGGACACGTCCGCGCTGGAAAGGTCAGCAGTGGGCATGCCCTCAAGGTCACGAATGAAGCCGGCCGCGGATCCGGCCAGTGCCACCGTTTTGGGGTGGACGTACAGGTCCTCCGGCTCGGTCCACAGGACCTGCCGGCGCAACAGAAGAAGCGGATCGGCGCGGACGGAACGGACGGGGCCCACCACGATGACGGCCCGCCTGGC
This genomic interval from Micrococcaceae bacterium Sec5.7 contains the following:
- a CDS encoding DUF58 domain-containing protein, which produces MSSNTPLTRLAERLRQPFLRDGRPTRLHPLAVWAEAGSTAGAALAPAWRAVRGLWLRSVWPVLSVVSVLGWSVLGASILLWSAGQAYGWQEAKAAAMAAFVLFLIAVGFILGRSSYGVLLDLARTRVAVGDSAVGSIAVSNTSARPLMPATLELPVGSATAVFHLPRMKPQQVHEDLFTIPTARRAVIVVGPVRSVRADPLLLLRRQVLWTEPEDLYVHPKTVALAGSAAGFIRDLEGMPTADLSSADVSFHALRDYVPGDDRRHIHWKTTARTNKLMVRQFEETRRAHLAISLSINTDEYSSEHEFEMAISAAASIGRQAIREQRELDVLTQKGPLRCETGRNMLDEMTRIVGAPMRKTAVDLARTLADTVPNASVVFFVVGSNVTPTQLRSASASVPPGVRCLAVRMQAGAAPARANIADLTVLTLGDLSDLAIVLRKAAA